One Setaria italica strain Yugu1 chromosome II, Setaria_italica_v2.0, whole genome shotgun sequence DNA segment encodes these proteins:
- the LOC101784240 gene encoding transcription factor PIF4, with protein MDGGERPAASQKRPFPPDGELVELLWQDGAVVAHSQAQRAFAGGDTGASGVTGEPLPVWLPCGGGEGGGDVYSQLWQSIVRADGPRPRPPARSGNSGAGSSRTAGGEVGSSFCGSNLVAAALHLDDDIDDVAALPPPPPPDEPGAGAGASTSSGWNSNALLKRSRDEFDSRDEDADFDTVDETPPSRRPASKRRTRAAEVHNMSERRRRDRINEKMRALQELVPHCSKTDKASILDEAIEYLKSLQMQVQIMWMSTGMAPMMLPGAHQLMPPISMGLSSACMPPAAQFLSQMQRVPPFMSNPLPNQMPQISSAATNAPNVTNQVPSNRMAQPRNPFLHPNDALTSTPQVPSLFGYGPQMAQQNEIQELLACTAPPALGVEPPSSSDATGT; from the exons ATGGACGGCGGTgagaggccggcggcgagccagaAGAGGCCATTCCC CCCGGACGGCGAGCTCGTGGAGCTGCTGTGGCAGGACGGCGCCGTCGTGGCGCACTCGCAGGCGCAGCGGgccttcgccggcggcgacacgggCGCGAGCGGCGTCACCGGGGAGCCGCTGCCGGTGTGGCtcccgtgcggcggcggcgagggcggcggggaCGTGTACTCGCAGCTCTGGCAGAGCATCGTGCGGGCCGAcgggccccggccccggccgcccgccaggAGCGGGAACAGCGGCGCCGGGTCGAGCcggacggccggcggcgaggtggggtCCAGCTTCTGCGGCAGCAacctcgtggcggcggcgctgcaccTGGACGACGACATCGACGACGTagcggcgctgccgccgccgccgccaccggacgagccgggcgcgggcgcgggcgcgtcCACGTCCAGCGGCTGGAACAGCAATGCGCTGCTCAAGAGGAGCAGGGACGAGTTCGATAGCCGCGACGAG GACGCCGACTTCGACACCGTCGACGAGACGCCGCCGTCGAGAAGGCCGGCGTCCAAGCGCAGGACGCGCGCCGCCGAGGTCCACAACATGTCGGAGCGG AGGAGAAGGGACCGGATCAACGAAAAGATGAGAGCTTTGCAAGAACTGGTGCCCCACTGCAGCAAG ACCGACAAGGCGTCGATACTAGATGAGGCAATTGAGTACCTGAAGTCCCTCCAAATGCAAGTTCAG ATCATGTGGATGAGTACTGGGATGGCGCCGATGATGCTCCCGGGTGCTCACCAACTCATGCCTCCGATAAGCATGGGCTTGAGTTCAGCTTGTATGCCACCTGCGGCGCAGTTCCTCAGTCAGATGCAAAGAGTACCACCCTTCATGAGCAACCCGTTGCCGAACCAAATGCCTCAGATCTCATCTGCAGCTACCAATGCACCCAATGTGACAAACCAAGTTCCAAGCAACCGCATGGCCCAGCCGAGAAATCCCTTTCTTCATCCTAATGATGCACTGACATCAACACCTCAG GTGCCAAGTTTATTTGGCTATGGACCACAGATGGCACAACAGAACGAGATTCAAGAGTTACTGGCTTGCACCGCCCCTCCAGCTTTAGGGGTCGAGCCACCGTCTTCCTCTGACGCAACCGGAACGTAA
- the LOC105913851 gene encoding F-box/LRR-repeat protein 13 produces the protein MEPTSSPAQGWAPLTADDCILPKKRKTCCSVQQPAQNNDRISALPDDILIKVLSLMTVMEAAVTACLSTRWRHLWGNVDHLILDKHTFKMQVPENSNNNENPDLWNQEATKFVSKVNEVLHHHNGNGIKKIEVKFPLSSSHSADLDHWVEFAATSGSKTLNLILSGYHGMGATRHAEKYSFPLKHFVDLGGCRLHQLHLSMCSLEIVSAKLSGFCYLDSLSLHRVSVVDSVVLNIMSSCCALRRFGLQRCHRLINMRFAHAKLVDLVVLGCKGLISISIHAEKLKYFSYKGHKVDIEYECTPVLHKLRAFFVKNNECPLDFLGHLPNLTALTLQFPTCLQVSRVLQHSKRFAGLKNIVLCLLTSWKTSIRSVAYLLKDAPLVETLVLQVYGNLQPQSKLKIIWPKKCILGRLHAIRIRGFSGEPELMRLLSFLLKRSPWLKKLDIDTHPHKYSGFNKWKRKKSEDATRCYYARGVALTHLPLEIPSTVTLRVR, from the exons ATGGAGCCCACTTCGTCGCCGGCGCAGGGTTGGGCGCCGCTAACCGCAG ATGACTGCATCCTgccaaagaagaggaagacttgTTGCAGTGTCCAGCAACCTGCGCAG AATAATGACAGGATCAGCGCACTACCAGATGACATTTTGATAAAAGTTCTTTCGCTAATGACAGTAATGGAGGCTGCAGTGACTGCCTGTCTGTCCACCAGATGGAGACACCTCTGGGGAAACGTCGACCATCTCATCCTTGACAAGCATACTTTTAAGATGCAAGTGCCAGAAAATTCAAATAATAACGAAAATCCTGATTTATGGAATCAAGAAGCTACAAAGTTTGTGAGTAAAGTAAATGAAGTTTTGCACCATCATAATGGTAATGGAATCAAAAAAATTGAAGTCAAATTCCCATTATCCTCATCACATTCCgcggacctagatcactgggtTGAATTTGCAGCGACATCTGGTTCAAAAACACTCAACCTTATCCTTTCTGGCTATCATGGCATGGGGGCCACACGGCATGCAGAGAAATACAGCTTCCCTTTGAAGCATTTTGTTGACTTGGGAGGTTGCCGTTTGCACCAATTGCATCTATCCATGTGCAGTTTAGAAATAGTATCTGCAAAACTCAGTGGCTTTTGTTATCTGGATTCCCTTTCACTTCACCGTGTATCGGTGGTTGATTCAGTTGTTCTGAATATTATGTCTAGCTGCTGTGCTCTCCGCCGCTTTGGCCTGCAACGATGCCATCGGTTGATTAATATGAGATTCGCTCATGCGAAATTGGTGGATCTGGTAGTACTTGGTTGTAAGGGCTTAATCAGTATTAGCATTCATGCTGAAAAGTTGAAGTATTTCTCATACAAGGGTCATAAGGTAGATATTGAGTATGAATGCACACCAGTTCTTCACAAACTTCGTGCTTTCTTTGTGAAGAATAATGAATGTCCTTTAGACTTCTTGGGTCATCTCCCTAATCTCACAGCACTGACCTTGCAGTTTCCCACATGTTTACAG GTATCTCGTGTACTGCAACACAGTAAAAGATTTGCTGGTTTGAAGAACATCGTGCtgtgtctcttgacatcttggAAAACAAGCATCCGTTCGGTGGCTTACCTCCTTAAAGATGCTCCCCTAGTTGAAACACTTGTTCTTCAG GTTTATGGAAATCTGCAGCCGCAGAGTAAGCTGAAAATTATATGGCCCAAGAAATGTATACTTGGAAGGCTCCACGCTATTAGGATCAGAGGGTTTAGCGGGGAACCAGAATTGATGCGACTCTTGTCCTTTCTGTTAAAGAGGTCGCCTTGGCTGAAGAAACTGGATATTGACACACATCCACACAAGTACAGTGGATTCAACAAATGGAAGAGGAAGAAGTCTGAAGATGCCACGAGGTGCTATTATGCGAGAGGGGTGGCTTTGACACACTTGCCCCTTGAGATTCCATCTACCGTGACACTTAGAGTTAGATGA
- the LOC101784635 gene encoding uncharacterized protein LOC101784635: MLTLQFPSRLQISCVLLHSGKFAGLKEITLGILFRSWKKSIRFVAFVRKVAPLVETLKAGGNLRPLKDLKVRWPKNFAETRLRTIRIEGFSGESEFVVATLVFSVLKTLLIDTGRRGRAKYRGLWRRSNRSEDAVRQERWHRYTWPLMFRPQ; the protein is encoded by the exons ATGCTGACATTGCAATTTCCATCACGTTTACAG ATATCTTGTGTACTACTGCACAGTGGAAAATTCGCCGGTTTGAAGGAAATTACTTTGGGTATCTTATTTAGATCTTGGAAAAAGAGCATTCGTTTTGTGGCTTTTGTCCGTAAAGTTGCCCCTTTAGTTGAAACACTTAAG GCTGGTGGCAACCTACGACCACTGAAAGATCTTAAGGTTAGATGGCCCAAGAATTTTGCGGAAACAAGGCTCAGGACTATTAGGATTGAAGGGTTTAGTGGGGAATCAGAGTTCGTTGTTGCAACTCTTGTTTTTTCTGTGCTCAAGACACTGCTAATTGACACTGGCCGTCGTGGCCGAGCCAAGTACCGAGGCTTATGGCGCAGGAGTAATAGGTCTGAAGATGCCGTGAGGCAAGAGAGGTGGCACAGATACACCTGGCCCCTAATGTTCCGTCCACAGTGA